The following DNA comes from Gammaproteobacteria bacterium.
ATGTGCGTACTTTTAGTGATATTCCGGTTTGGATATTACAAATGATCATGCCCCTGGGCTTTGCCTTAATGGGCCTGCGCTTTGTGTATAACGTCTTTTTATACACAGGTTCCCCAGATTCTGAATTTGGCATACCCGGGAAAAGTGAGGCCAACACATGAGTATGATCATTGTTGGCATCGTATTGGTGGTGTTGGCACTCATTGGCGCACCTTTGTTTGTCGTGATAGCGGCAGGAGCATTGTGGAATTTCACGCGTGATGAGTTTTTGTCTCCGGTATCTGTGAGTGAAAACTTTTACACCATGGCTGAAACCCCGATCTTGCTTGCCATACCCTTGTTCACATTTGCCGGTTATGTCTTGAGTGAGAGTCAGGCGCCAAACCGTCTGGTGCGACTGTCTGATGTATTACTGGGTAAATTGCCGGGAAGTTTTGCGATTGTCACTTTGGTGGTGTGTGCATTTTTCACGGCCTTTACCGGCGCAACCGGAATCACAATCGTGGCCTTGGGGGCATTGTTATACCCGGCCTTGCGTCAGTCCGGATATCAGGAAAATTTTTCACTCGGATTGGTGACCACTGGCGGAAGTCTTGGTTTGTTGTTTGCACCGTCATTGCCTTTGATTC
Coding sequences within:
- a CDS encoding TRAP transporter large permease subunit, with product MSMIIVGIVLVVLALIGAPLFVVIAAGALWNFTRDEFLSPVSVSENFYTMAETPILLAIPLFTFAGYVLSESQAPNRLVRLSDVLLGKLPGSFAIVTLVVCAFFTAFTGATGITIVALGALLYPALRQSGYQENFSLGLVTTGGSLGLLFAPSLPLILYGIVTQQVGRSYYEKADVIAETSIDNLFIAGIVPGILMIVMLGVYCWWANRNNPQMSVQSSSKSKADGEQYSIAKAFKDAIWEMPLPLIVLGGIYSGYFAVSEAAAVTALYVFIVEVLILREIPFKRLPGLIRES